In Blastopirellula marina, the following proteins share a genomic window:
- a CDS encoding SDR family NAD(P)-dependent oxidoreductase — protein sequence MTYWKDKVAVVTGASQGFGKVLAQQLIAQGCHVVLAARDEDKLSAAAAQLDADGKQTHCVPTDVTNDDDVVNLLAEVRQKYGKLDALFNIAGVSSRGLVCETSIDEFLCSYDLNVLSTVRCVQAARPLLEASRGHIVNMGSLASKSASKFIGPYATSKFALAGLNHQLRLELADAGIHVMLVCPGPIAREDAGTRYAQQTTNLPDSAAKPGAGVKVKAIDPQTLAATVLKGCEKRQTEIVMPGKARLLFAIAQLSGAWGDWVLRRFTSS from the coding sequence GTGACATACTGGAAGGATAAGGTCGCGGTGGTAACCGGAGCCTCGCAAGGCTTCGGCAAAGTCCTCGCCCAGCAGCTCATCGCCCAAGGATGCCACGTCGTGCTGGCAGCACGGGACGAAGATAAACTTAGCGCGGCCGCGGCCCAGTTGGACGCCGACGGCAAGCAGACTCACTGTGTACCTACCGACGTAACCAACGATGACGACGTCGTGAACCTACTGGCAGAGGTCCGTCAGAAGTACGGCAAACTCGATGCCTTGTTTAACATCGCTGGCGTCAGTTCCCGCGGACTGGTATGCGAGACCTCTATCGACGAGTTTCTCTGCTCGTACGATTTGAATGTCTTATCGACGGTACGCTGCGTTCAAGCTGCCAGGCCCCTTCTGGAAGCTTCCCGCGGTCACATCGTCAACATGGGCTCGCTTGCTTCGAAGAGTGCTTCCAAGTTCATCGGTCCCTATGCAACCTCCAAGTTCGCGTTGGCAGGGCTCAATCATCAACTTCGGCTTGAGTTAGCCGACGCCGGCATACACGTGATGCTGGTTTGCCCCGGTCCAATTGCCCGCGAAGACGCCGGAACACGTTACGCCCAGCAGACGACTAACTTGCCCGATTCTGCCGCGAAACCCGGGGCAGGTGTGAAGGTCAAAGCGATCGATCCGCAGACACTCGCGGCAACGGTCCTCAAAGGCTGTGAAAAACGTCAGACTGAGATCGTCATGCCAGGCAAGGCAAGGCTTCTATTCGCCATCGCTCAACTTTCAGGGGCCTGGGGGGATTGGGTTTTACGACGATTTACATCGTCGTGA
- a CDS encoding sulfatase has protein sequence MVYRLPHLALRLLLLAMIAICCADFASAQETSTAKKPNFVVIFCDDLGYGDLGCFGNPTIRTKHLDQMASEGMKFTQFYVAASVCTPSRAGLMTGRLPCRSGMCSNTRRVLFPNSKGGLPAEEFTIAEALKEGGYATACIGKWHLGHHKQFLPTSNGFDYYFGIPYSNDMDRIASAPKGRESFWHPKSEYFNVPLMRNEEIVERPADQTTITRRYTEETVKFIDENKDKPFFVYLAHSMPHVPLFRSPEFEGVSRRGYYGDVIEEIDWSVGQVLQKLRETGLDENTLVVFCSDNGPWLIYGDHGGSAGPLRDGKGSTFDGGMREPTIFWWPKTIPAAEVAADVGSTMDLMATFTSLAGLPLPSDRKLDSYDLTPVLKQTGKSKREALFYYRGYELMAVRVGPWKMHLKTQTGYGQPKAEVHNPPLLYQLEEDPGESRDLAKENPEVIQSIQKLIEQHQKEMVFADSQLEL, from the coding sequence ATGGTTTATCGCCTGCCCCACCTTGCTTTGCGCTTGCTGCTGCTTGCAATGATCGCAATCTGTTGCGCCGATTTCGCATCCGCCCAAGAGACTTCGACTGCCAAGAAGCCGAACTTCGTCGTAATCTTCTGCGACGACCTGGGCTACGGCGACTTAGGTTGCTTTGGTAATCCCACCATTCGCACAAAGCATCTCGATCAGATGGCCAGCGAAGGGATGAAGTTCACGCAGTTCTACGTGGCAGCTTCGGTTTGTACCCCCAGCCGCGCCGGCTTGATGACCGGTCGCCTGCCGTGCCGTAGCGGCATGTGCAGTAACACGCGGCGTGTGCTGTTCCCAAACTCGAAGGGGGGCCTGCCAGCCGAAGAATTCACGATTGCCGAAGCATTGAAAGAAGGTGGCTACGCGACGGCCTGCATCGGCAAATGGCACCTCGGACATCACAAGCAGTTCCTGCCGACCAGCAATGGCTTCGATTACTACTTCGGTATTCCATACTCTAACGACATGGACCGGATCGCTTCGGCCCCCAAAGGGCGCGAATCGTTCTGGCATCCCAAGAGCGAATACTTCAACGTTCCCCTGATGCGAAATGAAGAGATCGTCGAGCGTCCCGCCGACCAAACGACGATCACCCGGCGTTACACCGAAGAGACGGTCAAGTTCATTGACGAAAACAAGGACAAACCGTTCTTCGTGTATCTGGCTCACTCGATGCCGCACGTTCCCTTGTTTCGCTCGCCGGAATTCGAGGGCGTGAGCCGTCGCGGATATTATGGAGACGTCATCGAAGAAATCGATTGGAGCGTCGGTCAGGTCCTGCAAAAGCTGCGTGAAACAGGCCTCGACGAAAACACGCTCGTTGTTTTCTGCAGCGATAACGGCCCCTGGCTGATCTATGGCGATCACGGCGGTTCCGCTGGTCCGCTGCGAGACGGCAAAGGGAGCACGTTCGATGGCGGCATGCGCGAGCCCACAATCTTCTGGTGGCCTAAGACCATTCCTGCCGCGGAAGTCGCCGCCGACGTCGGCAGCACGATGGATCTGATGGCCACGTTTACATCGCTGGCCGGACTCCCCCTCCCTTCCGATCGCAAGCTCGATAGCTACGACCTGACACCAGTGCTAAAGCAGACCGGCAAGAGCAAGCGCGAGGCCCTCTTTTACTATCGTGGTTACGAATTGATGGCCGTCCGCGTCGGTCCGTGGAAGATGCATTTGAAAACCCAAACCGGCTATGGCCAGCCCAAAGCGGAAGTCCACAACCCGCCGCTGCTATACCAGTTGGAAGAAGATCCCGGCGAATCACGGGATCTGGCCAAGGAGAACCCTGAGGTCATCCAGTCGATTCAAAAACTGATCGAGCAGCACCAGAAGGAAATGGTGTTCGCCGATTCCCAGCTCGAACTCTAA
- a CDS encoding Gfo/Idh/MocA family protein gives MSPRPSDRRSFLKTSAATAAAVSVPYIFTSQNALADEQKSSESNDRPLVGCIGTGSRWNAVGPNAMQLGDVVAVCDVDANHANGAKKKVTDIQSKKGVNRDVDVYEDYQKILDRNDIEIVTIVTTDHWHSKIAIEAMKAGKDVYCEKPLTLTIDEGKKICQVAKETGRVFQVGTQQRSEMGLKFLQAIALIRDGRIGDVQHVAVAIGGSPTSNSIPVVDVPSGLNWEKWLGQAPLVDYRWAKEGNQPKTRCHYEFRWWYEYSGGKLTDWGAHHVDIAQWGIGQSGDGQGPSSIEPIYAKHPVEFKDGMPLQDDRYNCATNFHVKATFDNGVVMDIKDSHQKELGFDNGIMFTGTKGRFLVNRGKIVGGPVDELKDNPLPENAIAEVYGGKAPAGNNAHMANFFECVKTRKLPISDVFTHHRALTTCHLSNIAIRLNRSLKWDPKSEQILGDDQANAMQSREARKGYEVTV, from the coding sequence TTGAGTCCACGCCCTTCCGATCGACGATCCTTTCTCAAAACTTCGGCCGCGACTGCTGCGGCTGTTTCGGTTCCTTATATCTTCACCAGCCAGAACGCCCTAGCCGACGAGCAGAAGTCGAGTGAGTCGAACGACCGACCACTGGTTGGCTGCATTGGTACTGGAAGCCGCTGGAACGCCGTTGGTCCTAACGCGATGCAGTTGGGTGACGTGGTGGCGGTATGCGATGTCGATGCCAACCACGCCAACGGGGCGAAGAAGAAGGTCACCGACATTCAATCCAAAAAAGGCGTTAACCGAGACGTCGACGTTTACGAAGACTACCAGAAGATCCTCGATCGCAACGATATCGAGATCGTCACAATCGTGACTACCGATCACTGGCACTCGAAGATCGCCATCGAAGCAATGAAGGCAGGCAAAGATGTTTATTGCGAAAAACCCCTCACGCTGACCATCGACGAAGGCAAGAAGATCTGCCAGGTCGCCAAAGAGACAGGTCGCGTCTTCCAGGTTGGTACCCAGCAGCGTAGCGAAATGGGGCTGAAGTTCCTTCAGGCCATCGCGTTGATTCGAGACGGACGCATTGGTGATGTCCAGCACGTAGCTGTTGCCATCGGCGGTTCTCCCACCAGCAACTCAATTCCGGTTGTTGATGTCCCCAGCGGACTGAACTGGGAAAAGTGGCTCGGTCAGGCACCGCTGGTCGACTACCGTTGGGCCAAAGAAGGGAATCAACCCAAAACGCGTTGCCACTACGAATTCCGTTGGTGGTACGAATACTCTGGCGGCAAGCTGACCGACTGGGGTGCTCACCATGTCGACATCGCCCAGTGGGGCATCGGCCAGAGCGGCGATGGCCAGGGCCCAAGCTCCATCGAACCGATCTACGCCAAGCATCCCGTTGAGTTCAAGGACGGCATGCCACTGCAGGACGATCGCTACAACTGTGCGACCAACTTCCATGTCAAAGCGACCTTCGACAACGGCGTAGTCATGGATATCAAGGACTCACACCAGAAAGAACTGGGTTTTGATAACGGGATCATGTTTACCGGTACCAAAGGACGTTTTCTGGTTAACCGTGGCAAGATCGTGGGGGGGCCGGTCGACGAACTCAAGGACAACCCGCTGCCGGAAAATGCGATCGCCGAGGTTTACGGCGGTAAGGCACCGGCGGGCAATAATGCCCACATGGCCAATTTCTTCGAGTGCGTGAAGACACGGAAGCTCCCCATTTCCGACGTGTTCACCCATCACCGAGCATTGACCACGTGCCACCTCTCGAACATCGCTATTCGCTTGAACCGATCGCTTAAGTGGGATCCCAAGAGCGAGCAGATCCTGGGTGACGACCAGGCCAACGCGATGCAGTCAAGGGAAGCTCGCAAAGGTTACGAAGTGACCGTATAA